One Pseudorasbora parva isolate DD20220531a chromosome 8, ASM2467924v1, whole genome shotgun sequence DNA window includes the following coding sequences:
- the LOC137084316 gene encoding sialate:O-sulfotransferase 1 codes for MAKPFYRLQRFLRRTQLLFLFLGVAYIMAGSVLLLQRHGLVVSQRGTSSYFPLPSLPSPPRSLEAPALRTSYGIMGARLNGKMVGYQSVLSDDNAGPQWLTSRNQEIRHLRRRWFHSLMSEKEASRVEKVLPKRKIRHKGTYIGCFLDDAKDRALKGMMFYDFRKMTSTLCQDSCTESGYQFAGLEYGTECYCGNRITSARMKEEECNLDCKGEKGSICGGVSRLSIYKVEEVLPGQRRYRNVRYRGCFKNPDKTTAASLAHAVQPNLTSQWCIETCMDQEFPLALVRKPDCFCGYATPHFTLHEPMKEELCAWENSSLPTQSSHQLFLQVYQTPVQDSRCTEKKFLPEKSSSLVALSSFPGAGNTWVRHLIELATGYYTGSYYFDGTLYNRGFKGEKDYWKSGRTICVKTHESGQRDIEMYDSAILLIRNPYRSLMAEFNRKCAGHLGYASDQHWKSKEWPEFVGSYASWWASHVLDWLRYGKTLLVVHYEELQEALVPTLRSITSFLNTSVSEERLLCAECNKDGHFKRSGARRPTFDPFTPDMKRLIDGYINTVDQALRASNHSGLPQEYLPR; via the exons ATGGCAAAGCCCTTCTACAGACTTCAGCGCTTTTTACGACGGACTCAGCTGCTCTTCTTGTTCCTTGGTGTCGCATACATTATGGCCGGAAGTGTTCTTCTTCTGCAGAGACATGGATTGGTGGTGTCACAGCGTGGGACAAGCAGTTACTTTCCATTGCCGTCTTTGCCATCTCCTCCCAGGTCCCTGGAGGCGCCTGCCCTCCGGACAAGTTATGGAATAATGGGAGCACGGCTCAACGGCAAGATGGTGGGATACCAAAGCGTTTTGTCCGACGACAATGCTGGACCACAGTGGCTGACCTCTCGAAACCAGGAAATCCGACATCTGAGACGCCGCTGGTTCCACAGCCTCATGTCCGAAAAGGAAGCATCTAGAGTGGAGAAAGTTCTCCCGAAAAGAAAAATCCGACACAAAG GCACGTACATCGGCTGCTTTCTGGATGACGCCAAGGACCGGGCACTCAAAGGGATGATGTTCTATGACTTCCGGAAAATGACCAGCACCTTGTGTCAGGACTCCTGCACGGAAAG CGGTTACCAGTTCGCTGGCCTTGAATATGGGACCGAATGTTACTGTGGCAACCGCATCACAAGCGCTCGGATGAAAGAGGAGGAGTGTAACTTGGATTGCAAAGGCGAGAAGGGCTCAATCTGTGGAGGTGTGTCACGTCTCTCCATTTACAAGGTGGAAGAGGTTCTTCCTGGCCAGCGGAGAT ACAGGAACGTGCGCTACCGAGGGTGCTTCAAAAATCCGGACAAGACGACAGCAGCTTCCCTGGCCCATGCCGTCCAGCCCAACCTCACTTCCCAATGGTGCATTGAGACCTGCATGGATCAG GAGTTTCCTCTGGCCCTGGTCAGGAAGCCAGACTGTTTCTGTGGCTATGCCACCCCTCACTTCACTCTTCATGAGCCAATGAAAGAGGAGCTTTGTGCTTGGGAAAACAGCAGTCTGCCTACCCAGAGTTCCCATCAGCTCTTTCTTCAGGTGTATCAAACACCTGTTCAAG ATTCCAGATGCACAGAGAAGAAGTTTCTACCTGAGAAGTCAAGCTCACTGGTGGCTTTGTCCAGTTTTCCTGGTGCTGGAAACACCTGGGTGAGGCACCTGATCGAGCTCGCCACAGGCTACTACACAGGCAGTTACTACTTTGATGGCACCCTCTACAATAGAG GCTTCAAGGGTGAGAAAGATTACTGGAAGAGTGGACGAACCATCTGCGTGAAGACACATGAGAGCGGCCAGCGGGATATAGAGATGTATGACTCAGCAATACTGTTGATAAGAAACCCCTACCGCTCACTCATGGCTGAGTTCAACCGCAAGTGTGCCGGGCATCTTGGTTACGCTTCTGATCAGCACTGGAAGAGCAAAG AGTGGCCTGAATTTGTGGGTAGTTATGCCTCCTGGTGGGCTTCTCACGTATTGGACTGGCTTCGTTATGGAAAGACACTTCTGGTGGTTCATTATGAGGAGTTGCAGGAAGCATTGGTGCCCACATTACGATCCATCACCTCCTTTCTCAATACCAGTGTCAGTGAAGAGCGCCTTCTCTGTGCTGAGTGCAACAAGGATGGCCACTTCAAGCGCTCAGGTGCACGACGGCCCACCTTTGACCCCTTCACCCCAGATATGAAACGGCTGATTGATGGTTACATCAATACTGTGGACCAGGCACTCAGAGCCAGCAACCATTCTGGCTTGCCACAGGAGTATCTTCCAAGATGA